The Sus scrofa isolate TJ Tabasco breed Duroc chromosome 4, Sscrofa11.1, whole genome shotgun sequence genomic sequence CGTGAACGTACatgaaaaaaggtgaaaataataacaaccaaaaaaccccctaGAAATAGTGAGAGTCTATTTTCTGGAGTCCTAGAAGAAAGTCTCATTAGTTTTGCCTGCATCCCTGAGAGCTTGAATGTTCTGACTAAAGGCAAGTTTTGGTAAGGATGTGCATTTGTACGCTCTTCCTTCTCATCCAGAATAAACCATAACGTTTTAGGCAGCTTTTGGTGTCTTGTATTTTTTGTTATAGCTGTTACTCAAATTTCACTCACTGTGAACAAGTCTTTTCTCTGAAAGTCAGTCCTGGGGTGTGTGGCAGCGGGGGAAGCAACATCTGCCATAATTTAAAGACTCACTTTCCTCTTTCTGGGAGGAACAAAGCAAGAAAACACATACCAAACATCACAAGTGCATGTTTATAGTCCTCTCTCCCCAGAGTGTTTTCCAGTTGTCAGGTGCAGTTAATAGATTACGTCCTATTTACATTCAAAGCAAGATGACATCGACAATGCGCGACCTGCTGGAGAACACACATTGAAAATGTACATTCCCCCCAAATCGCCAGTTGATTTTACTCATTAAACAATATGCATGATAATAAAGGGCCAAACACAAAGctctttatatataatatatataagagCAAACTGTATTCCAGGAAAGTTAGACAAAGGCAGGAGATGAATTTCAGCGAACTAGATCTATTTCCTCGGGAGCTTTGAGAACTCATCTGAAATCCTGGATAGAGGCTGAGTGTTTTCCATTATAATCGTATCTGGAGATCATGCAGGTGGAGACGTATTTTGCTGATTAACTCTTATTTAATGTCTACAAAGTGTCTGAAAATCACGTTTAAAGATCCAAACCTGTACCTCCCCCTCCATCACAGTTCTGGAAGAACGGGACCCGTAGCACAGCAACTAGGGAAGAGAGAGGTAGCTGAAGTGGCCGTCTTCTTAGAAGGAACCCCCCCAAATATCTTAGGGCATGAAACACAAGGCTTTTGTTGTTCCAGATGAATCCGTTGGAGAGTACACAACATTCTGGAGCAGAACGCACACAAACAGGAGAATGTAAGCAGCCTGAACCACGTATATTAACAGTAAGCTCTTAAAGAAAAGCATGTACCTTTTACAAAAATGATTCTCATGGATTTTGAATCCAAGGTGATACGAAAGAAACAATTTATAGGCTTTacaattaataatataaaattagtaGCAAATAAAAAAGGCTTCCATGATCCACAAGaagacattaattttttctttaggaTGCCCTGAGGGTGGCATGTCCTAGGTCCCTGCTTCTGTTCCAGGCAAAGGCCAAAGGCAGGCACTTGCTCAGGGGTCATCACTGTCGTTAAGGGAGAATCAGATGCAGGACGATTCGAGCAAACTGGGACGGGAAGGAAAAATCAAGCCAAGTGGGAATTCTGCCGAGCCCACTGCACCCTGCCCGCAAATGTTTAAGAGGTCAATCAAGGACAGCGCTGAGGGTCCCCCATTTATATGGATGCGTGTATGGGCCACACGACAAACATCAGAACAGGAAATCAGTTAAAACAAGTGTGCAAATAAGTCACGGGGACCGAGGGAGGGAGAGGACTAGCTGATCCTCGAGGTAAAACTGCCACGTGGAGATTCCGTCATTTCAGATTCTGATCTACCCTCCCCCGTACCTCCTCCGTCTCCAGGCGCTAAAGGTCGACCAGTCACAAAACTTCAGGTCAGTGTTAATACTTTTCACCTGCTTCATTTAGGGACAGTGAGTTGCTTTCATAAGACATTTGGTTAGATTTAGTCATCGCCCACGGTTCAGCTTTGTCACTTGGGAAGAGTCGGTTCTCATCGAGAGCCCTGTACTGGGAACAACTGTTTTCTCTTGAGGTCAGCATTTATCTAACCCGTCTGCAAACGTTCTGTGACGGGGGGAGGAAGCGTGTTGAGCAAATTCTCCTCGACAATGAGACAGCTCCGTTTTAGGGACTGACACCCTTCCAGTTCAGGGGGCAGTGTTTCCAGGTAATTGCCAATGAGCTCCAGATGAGTCAGGTTCGACAGCTCGCCCACGTGAGGGGACAGACTCATCAGGCTATTTTTCCCCAAAAGTAAACACTGCAGCTTTTTGCACTGAAACAGCCCATCTGGTAGCATCTCAAtctggaaagggaaaaagagaagccaGTAAAACTGGGTTTTTGATGGCCTGtcattacacatttatttatttagacccctctctttccccctctACAGGCGTGCATACAACCGTGATGATGAAGTAGATGGAGAGATTAAGGGGTCCACGCTCGAGGCCACCGTGAGCTTCTACACCCCTGCTCCATATGGatgggccacagatgtggcactaAGCATGCGAGCAAGCAATTCTCAATTCTCAAAGAAAACCCACCCGGTTCCATACGCATTGTCcctaagattaaaaaacaaaccaggaaCTCTGGAGAAACATAATTATTCTTAAGTCCGAGATCAGAAATCAGCTGATGTCGAGTCCTCATAAAGAGTTTACTGTGTGAGGCAAGGAGTTACACCCTCAAAAATATCCTGGCCACAGACCCAAGGCTGTTTCTTACGGCTTTACAGTATAGACTGAAAActttattctgttaaaaaaaaaaaaaatgacagaagcaGAGACAAGAAGATCCGATCCTATGTACATGTCATTCTGCCTTCCATACACACTCAGGAGTGTCCACTCTTCTTCTTGCTCTCAGAGTTTCAATTAAATCATACGACACAGAGAAATCATTTAAATCAGGATAAACAGCCTGCCATGGGTCAACCCCTAGAGCCGCTCCACTGCTCTCTGCATCCCTATCTGGTGGGAAGGCTGCATGTGAGTTTCCAAGGGAGCCAGTGTGTGTGGCTATGAAACAGGGTTTTCTGGCGAAAGACACGCAGTGAAGGGGTGCAGCCCTCCACACCCTCCGCCCCCATCCTGCCACGGACGGGCGAGTCTGTGCCAGGCGGAGCCAGACAGCACACACCCCATCCTATGAGGCTCCACTTGTTTATACTGGCCAGAGACCCGGCATCTTTGCAAAACGCCTAGGAAACAATGCAGGCTCTTTGGTTTCAGAAGAGGCTTCGCTAAGAAAAGGATCAAAGAGGAGCACCAGAGCTCAACCTGCTCCTCTGATGGGTTAGTGTAGCCCATGGGCCAGCAGCTCTCTGCTGGAACTTCCGGGCCGTCTAGAATAACCTCCCGACAAGACCAATCCCTCGACGGTGTAAAAATATGGTCAAACTGCATTCAAAAATGCTCCTTCTGTCAGAAATGCCCCTTTCCTCCACCACCCGCATCCACACTCAGTCCTGGATACCCTTgaaaaaccctaaccctaaccggGATGGTTCTTGAAAATACgtctaatgaaaataaatgcaatgatCACTGCTGCTGAGACCGACCTGCAGTAGAGCTCATGGTTCTACACCCAAACGCCAGGCCAGAGCAAAGGAGAAGAGCCTCCCCTTTCCTTCGTTCCTTCTTAAGAAGGCAGCCGCGAAACGATACAGGCGTGATTTCAGGACAGAGGGCGCGGCAGGGAGATGAGAGGCAGAAGACCTGTCAGGCCCTCTGACCAGGGACCCTGCGGCTCAGAAGGAGGGGACCCAGCAGAGGGAGTCACAGCAGAGGGAGCCCACAGTCCTATGTGAAGGCTCAGGGCTGAGAGCGCCTGACGGTGCAAAAGCAATGACTTAGGCAAAGGAGCTGAAAGGAGGGCAGCGTGGCTCCCTGCATTCAGTGCATGCCTGCTGAGAGCCTCGTTTTGTTCCAGGTtcccagggagggcagggggatAAAGTGCTGAAAAAGATGGggccggcggggggcggggggtggtgggggtggtctGTCTTTAAGACCCAGGCGGGGACCCTGTCAACGTTGGCACTGCTGGCCTTTCGGGTGGGATGATCCTTTTTGTGGAGGTGCCCTGTTGGTTGTTGGATGTTTAGCTGCCTCCCTGGGTTCTGCCCGCTGGATGCCAGCGCCATGCCCTTCCCTAGCAGTGACAACTCAAAATGCCTCCAGACAAGGTTTTCTGGGGGTGGCGAAAGGACCCCCATTTGAGGGCCCATGTCtagcaggggagagagagagtcagCAATTAGAGAAATCATTAGCCTGCAATGAGAGCTGCCTGCCCAGGGCTGCCCAGGGAGGCCCAAGCTTCGAGACCCCAGCAGGGACCTTGCCGGACCGCACTGACCTCCTCCTGGGGGGTCTCCTCAGCCACTGGCCTCCCTCTCCGTCTGTCTGGCTGTCAGCACGACCGTGTCTCACACATCTTCTTTCAAATCTCTGATTTTAGCGACTTCCCAGCCCCCAGTACAGGAGGGCTTTcaccagggggagggaggagcctcTGGGGTCGGCCCTCGGGGCTGCTGTTGGGCAAATGAGCCAAAGGCTGCCGTTGGCAGCTCGCCTCCTGAGCACCAAGGGCTGGTCAGGATCAGCATCCAGGACCTGGGCTCACCTACTGAATTCGATTTGGCTAAAGGAGGCTGGGCAGCTGTGTTCGAGACGCGAGACTTCCCTTCCATCAGCAGTTTTGTCCTGAAAAATCTACTTCCACGTCTTGCCTGagccaataaaaatgtttaaaagggtTAGATAACATTTACGTACACGGAACTCATTCAGCATGCTCTTCTTTAGACTGTATAATACATGAGccagaaaggaaagaatttcTCCAGGGGACCACTGATTTCTTCTCAAAAATCAAGAGCAGTCTTTACAGACCATCAGATGATACTCTTTATACACAGAATGGTTTCCGAGAATAAACTATgttatatacatgtaataaacTACACAATAAACGGAAAAATACTAAAAGTTACATTATCGCTCTATGTCCTCGAATTTCCTGGCAACCCAGGTATCTTCAATGACCTGTCCTGAAGCTGCCAGAACATCCGAAGAAAAATGGTCCTTGTCCCATCTCCACGGCTGACCTTGCTAATTACATGCTCCTCCGCTTCCCAGAGGCTGGAAGCTCGGGTCACGATTCTTCTCAACGTCAGATCTCCTACTCCTCTGGCCATTGACACACGCTATCGGGGAACCTGCCAACCGAACCCCTAAAATCCAGTCATGTCAAGAAACAAAGCCGAGCGTTTCCATATCTAAGCGGCAACGTCAAAACCAACAAGGAGCACTGCCACAGAATTATCTTCCGAAGGAATCTCTCCATTGCTCACCTTCAGACTAAAGtctttgagttaattttaaaaatgcattaaatgaagaaatggaggaatGAGAAGAGCTACGTGTCCATCGGAGTGGTTTTTACGATTTGAGGGAAGCTATGAATCCCCCGCCCTCTGCCGTGCTTCTCCATGGCTTTCAGCACCATCCAATCCCACTACCCTAGGGCACTGGTAGAACTGGGCACCTCCTGCCCTCCCATCACCCGCCCGTGCACGGCTTCCCACGTAGCATCCCTGGGACTGGTGTATCCGAGATGTAGGACAAAGAGCCCTAGAGCAGGAGCTGCAACCTGGGTTCTATCCCACAGCGATGGGAAGGTCAGACCTCGGGAAAACTGCTCAGAGCCTCGGTTTCAGTATCAGTACAATGAGGGCAGTGGAATACAGCAGAGAGTGGGAAAGCTTTCCTTAGCGgactagtaaatattttagattctcTTTAGCAGGATATTAAATAGTTTAGGTGTTGCAGGCCAgctggaaaaactgaaaatattacgTAGAACAAGAGAGTAGAAATCCATATATTTCTaagtgataaaatttaaaatataacaattcagtacttttttttttttttttgaatacagGCCAATGAATGAGAGCAAAGGAATTTATCCATGGacataaaaatttgaatttcataacagttttcatagatgaggaaatatTGTAATTCTTTTGATTTTGTCCCCCAACCACATAAAAGTTTAAGGTTATTCTTAGGTCAGACTGTGGGTGGGTTTGGCTCTCAGGCTGCAGTTTGCTGACCTCAGGACCAAAGGGCCCGTACTGTTCCTTTCAGATTGGcgtctttgatttgtttttaatctgtattcCAACCTCTAAATTGTAACTGATTAAACCTTTCCACGGGGTCTTGTTCCCTGACTCTCCTCTCCTATCCCTTGTGGATGACACAACCAGAGTTTGAAGGCACCAGTTCAGGCTAACTAGCACTTTGATGCCCAAGTGTCAGCCCAGCTGACATTCCAATGCCCCAGACTTGAACCAGACGGGCAGGCTCCAAGGCACCCTCCATCCCGACCCACCTCCTCAGGCTCTCAACTCTGACTACACCGGGCACGCCTGCTGCAGTCCTCAGGGCGGGACCTCTGTCCGTTCACATTTCCCCAGAATTCTCaggaacaccccccacccccgtgaaaAAGGATGTCTTGCTCAAACTCCACCTCCCTTCAGAGCACAATGCACGCGCCTGTGCTGAAGGCTCTGAGGAATAATAATACGACATGAGCAGCAATGATGCGATACAAATGGTTACTGTTTTGAGTGGTAAGACCTCTGACTACTGTGTGGAGGAAACCCTGGGGTGCCCTCTTGGTGAAGTTCCATTATTTGGTAAGGGGCTGCCCAACATCTTCCATGTCTAGAGAATTCCCTGCCTTATCTCGGTGGGAAGCAGAGCCCACCTCCCACTAGAGGAATGGGCAATACCAGCTTCTCGGGTTCCCAGATGCCCTAGAGCTGGAGTGGGGACATTCGTAAGCTCTGTTAGGGGCTCAGATGGGGGGCCTCATGTCACAACGATGCCGACAGCATGAAGAACCCATGTGGTGGGAGAGGCAGGGctggcaggagcagcagcagcactgtTTTGAGGGCAGCACTGTGCCCAGGGCTGGTACAGTCAGTGTCGGGGTGTCCCTTCTTTCTACCTCTGAGCTGTGATTGTGGctgtgttgctgttgtttttctttgccGTCTAACTTTGTGCTCCATGGTTTTCCAAGCTTGATTCTGCAGCCTTTACCATGACAATATGATATGCAAGATAGCCTTTCAATAAATGTCTTTTCTGCTTAATCCCAGCATTGGCACTTGTCGCCTCCATATATGAGCCTGACACACTGCCCAggtctttaaaaaagaagtctttaaaaattcTCCTTTCAAGAATCTTGTCCAACCTCCATTCCAAATGGAGGATAGATACATATCTAAATATTTATGCAGCAAATTTGATGTCTAaattctccaaattaaaaaaaaaaaaatcaggctccttttttttggccacagtggaCAGCAGCTGGATGTGGgatctctgttcccagaccaCAGCCTggtcctgggccacagcagtgaaagtgctgagtcctaaccactagaccaccagggaactccctgttttctcatttttataaatatttgggtCTACTTCCAAGAATCTTGGGACCCTTAAGGTTTCTAGAAGGAACCTTGAAATTAGTTAAATCCATACATGAAACATGACTCCTCAGCTCCCGTTAACCATGTGCTCCTAACGAGTGGCTGGCAATTTTTATCTGGACAGTTTTATTACGAAGAAAATCACGTCTCCCTTCTCAATCATTCATTCAGTCTCTGGATAGCTTTTCGGGAAAGATGAGCAATTTTCTGCTTGTGCGAGCTCCAACACAGCGTCTCCCAAGAAGCCTTCTTTTCCAGATATTTGAGGATGGATACCATGGActattctctctcccttccacctCGCTCCTTCCCACCACGAGGCTACCCTGTTCCAGCAGAGAGAAGCTTTCATTCCTCTGGTCACTGTCTTCCGAGCCAGCCCTAGTTGCTCCCGGTCCCCAGCAGGCACATCTCTCCCCCCAGCGAGGAGGGAGCCTCCCCCACGCCAGGGTTCATGGTCATCGTTAGGCCCTGAGGGTGCACCACGCCTGCTGGCTCCCACGCCTCCGAGACAACACAGCCAGACATCACGGCACTTTGGCCGTGAACCGTCTTCCGCGTGAGGCTGTTCCTGCTCTACCCCTACCCGCCCTTGTTCAAGGGAGACCAcgtctgatccaacccctagcctctCTTTCAGCCCCAATCCACAGGTCCATGAACTTGGTGTCCGAAGTACCCATGACATAACAGTGTCACTCCTTTAAAAAACCATCAAGCTGCTTAGTAATACATTTAGAGAACTCACGGCCCGCTGACAATTTAATCAGCGGCGACGTTCAAAAATTCATGGAGGGCGTTAACTTACAACAACTTGGTGAAACGGGTGCctttcaaaataatgtttatgttttttagTACAGGTTTAACAAGGGAAAAGTGTAACCAAAACGCTACTGTTAATCAACTGCATCATTAAACGGCAGTAAGGACACATCTCTAGACGGGTAGTTGTCAGAGGAGGATCGCTAGAGCAGCAGCATCAGCTCCAGCTGAGGTTTTCAGAAATGCAAACTCTTGGATTTACACCAGACCTACTTACTGAATTAGACCCGCTGGCTGCAGACGGGGGCACAGAAATCTGAGTTTTAACAAGCCCTTCAGGTAATTCTGATGTACTCTGGGAATCTAGATCAATCTTAAAGCTTTGAGTTTTAAAACCTCATAATCCTTTTAAGACctgaagtttgtttgtttgtttttttttaaatcttatcatGGGTTCTACCCTTTACAGTGAGTGAAGGCATAGCATTCTAAAAGTCAGCATGGATTTTGTTCTCCTTCTCCAGCTCTCTGGTATTTTCCCAACAATCCACGGTTTCTGAAAATACATCTGGTGATTAGTATGTTTATTAGCCAACGCCATGCTCCGTCAGAGCTGTACTTAGCATGACATGTGAATTGCAAAAAGTCTAAGAGCGAATACCTTTTAGGGTAGGGCCGAGGAAAACCGGTCCCATTTTTACCAGAGGAGGGTCACTCTCCTCTCTTGGCAGACTGATTTctgacaggttttttttcccttgtttccaCCCTTTCAGCCAGcgtgactttttcctttttttttttttttttttttttttatcttttttcctccttcacattTTAACCTAGGAAactactcatttattttgttttttcttgcttcAGCAAAGTCCAGTTTTCCTTAGCTAAGCTTTACTGTCAGCAAATTACGgttcatttttaaatgctggaAAACGCTAAGAAGCCCTAGTGTTGCATGATAGAGCCAGACCTTTCATTTCAAATTGTCTTTCTAGACACGCGTGGAGATTTCAAGTCTTTCGTACTGCATCGCAAAAAAAGGATTTATGAATAATTCATGACGGCGGTATTTTTAACAAAACGTTCTCCATGACAGATTTGGAAAGCTGAAACGTTTTATGAAACTTTCTAAAAACTTAAGACTTTTCCAAAAGGAAAGTAAGCCCTGCCATCACTAATTAATTCGTTTAAAATACTTCAACTGGAATGTTTATGTAAAAACCCAACCAGGAGAATAAAAGAATGTTTGTTGAGCAACTACTACGTGCCAGGAATTGTGCcccatgtttatatatattttttttttcaccaaatctCACGACAACTTGTGAGTTAGATGAAAAACTAATGCTCAGCGTTTTGACCCTCGGTCCGTGGTCACATGTCTAATAAGTGGTAGTCAGGCCAAGCTCAGGTTATTAGTATGACCTAAAGTCCGTTATCTTTGCCTACATCACACCCTGTCTAAGAGCAGATAGATGCTCAGCGAGAGACCAAGTAAAGGGAGCTACTTACGTTGTTGTTGGTCACAGCAAAGTACTGCAAATTGCTCAGATACTGGATTTCTTCCGGGATGAAGGTCAGGTGGTTATAGCTTAGATCCAGATAGTGCAGTTTGGTGCACAGGAAAAGCTGCAGGGGCAAGTTCTCAATGTTATTATGGTCCAGGGAGAGCTGCTCTAGATTCGCTAATGCCCCAATCTGGGCAGGAATATAAGCGATGTTATTGTGCCACAACTTTAAGCAGGAAAGGTTCTGGAGGTGCTGAAAGCTGATGATCTCTTCCACGGTCTTCAGGTTGTTTTCTTTGAGGTCTAACTCATGCAGATTGTTCAGGCTGAAAATGGAGTGTGGAATGCGTTCCAGATCGCAGCTGATCAGCTCCAGGCTTTTCAGGTTGACCATCTTTTTCAAGTTGTTCAGCATGACCAGTTTGCTGCCCTCGTTGTCAAGGGACAGCTTCTGCAGCGAAGGCAGCAGGTCTGTGATGACCTGCGGGATCCGGGAGAGGCTGCTCTTCAAGTGCAGGGTCCTCAGGTTTTTCAGGTCCTGAAAGCCCTCCACCTGCACGGTGCTCACCTGCTCAGGGAGAACACAGCCCGACAGGTACAGCTCCCTGAGGTTCCGCAGGTGAAACACCCAGCGCGGAATCTTCCCCATCTCGGTAAATTTCAGGCGGAGGATTTTTAAATTCTCCTCCAGAAAGGCCAGGGCGGGGTGGTCGACCATCAGGGAGGAGTGGTACACGTGCAGCTCCTTGAGGTTGACCAGCTGCGAGACGGCGGGGGGCAGCTTGACCTCGGGGATCAGCTCCAGGCTCAGCACTTCGATTTCCGTCAGCTCGAAGACGTTGTCTGGAAGCCCGCTGAGCATGAACAGATGCAGCTCTACCTTGTCCTGGGAGTTCTTCACCAGCTTGCTTTTCAGTTTCTCCACCGTCCATTCGTTGTTGAGGTTGATCTGTTTCAGTTTGTTCTCGCTGACCTCGGACAGGAAGATGGAGAAGCGTTTGGCGTAAAGAGGTCGTACTGGTCGGCCAGGTGCAGGATGAAGGCAAAGTCGTTCTTCACGTCGGGGATGTCGCTGTAGTTGCTCTGCTCGCGCAGCGCCTCAAAGGAGTACTGCTTCAGGGAGCTCCGCAGCATCCACCACAGGCTGTAGGAGGAGGTGAGCCCGTACAGGAGGACCAAGACGACGTAGAAGGAAGCCAGGACCTTGAAGATCTCCGCCAGGGAGTAGACGCACTGGTAGCGCTTGTACCCCGTGAAAGCCTGCACGTCCACGGAACAGTCGATTTCCAGGCTGATGTAGGTCAAAAAGTAGGGCACGTACGTTACGATGAGCACAAAGAGAATGACCTTGACGATGATCTGCTTCAAGTACACCCTGTAAATGACGTCCTTCTGCTCCACGTGCAGCCGGAACCTTTTGACCTTCTCGAAGATGGCTTTGGCCTGTTCGCCCTCCTTCTTGTCCAGGACGCTGGAAGTCGGGCTCTCGAGGCCGGCCGCCTCCAGGCCGGGCTGCGGGTAGGGCAGGGGCTGCTTGGTGCAGTCCGCGTCCGCCGAACACGCCGAGGACGCCAGCAGGACCTTGGACTTGGAGAGCGCCGGGGGCCTCCCCGACTGCTCGGCCACCGTCTCGGACAGGGCGCGGGTGGTCCACGGGGAGTCGAAGCACTTGTGGAGGATGGCCACGAAGTGCTCGAGCCTGGAGCTGGTACTGGGGTAGTGCAGCCAGAAGTTGCTGCAGGCGGCGAAGATGAGCGTGTGCAGGAGCACCAGGTAGGGGAAGAACTTGGCGAACCAGTGGAGCTGCTTCTCGTAGCAGACGGCGTCGATGTACGAGTACTGCTGGCGGTGGAGGTCGTTCTGGATCCTCAGGGGCAGCGGGAGCGGCAGCGGCGGCCCGGGAGCGGAGGAGGACGCGTTCACGCTGGCTTTCAGGACGTCCCAAGGCCCGGCGCAGGGGCGGTCCAACTCCACCTTACACGGAAGACAGCACAGGACCCGGCTCTGCGTGAGCTGCAGGGCTCCGGCCAGCACGGCCACCAGCAGCATGATCAGGGTGATGTAATACCAGAAGACGTCCCACCACGGCTTGAGGATGTGGTAAGACGACTGCGCGTCGGCCAAGCACTTCAGCTCCGTTAGTGTAATCATGACTTGCCCTTGGAGGAGGACGCGGGAActgcaggaggaaaagaaaggccgCTGAGGCAGGGACCCAAACAAGCTTCACGGCTGGCTAAGGCTGGGCCTCTCCAGCCAGGGTTTGGCTCCGGGGCCAAAACCCTGGGAGGCGGGGCCGAGGATGCAACGCTCTCCGAGGCTTTGGGTTTCTTTCCAACCCTTGGGCGGGATCCCGCCTGGGCACCATGAAGCCCCTGAGAGGAGAGACCCCCTGCAAGAGAGCCAGGCTGGATCTGTGCAGGTCTTGGGGGCAGGATGGAAGGCGACCGTGCAGTTTTTTTCCCTGCATCTCCACTCCATGCTAAGCTACGCACAAGCAGAAGCTGAGTTTTCTGCAGTTAACATTCGGAATCCTCGTTCTTAAGCTACTCATTTCTAACAAGCCCATGTTGCACTTTCCAAACAGCCTGGAGAAGCTCTTTCTCACATTCTACTCCCATGTCCGAAGCATCAGTTCCCGTTAAGAGTGGTGTTTCCATCACTCAAACGGACTTCCTTTGAGCAAACACTGCTTTCTAAAATGACCCCTCAGGCTTAGCGGGATCTACCAAGTCTATGCTCAGAACAAACTGCGATTTAACACATCATCTCCTTCCTCCTCGAGCTCTTGCTTTGTAACTTAAGTTCACATCCAACTCTGAATATTTACACCTTGACACACAACGGTGACGGCTTACAACTGGATGGGAAGAACGCCCCACCTAGCACACTCTACTCTGGAGCCTCCCTCTCGATTCAATGTttggatggcaaaaaaacaaagataaaagagGACGGGCGTATGCTGTTGTTACATTATCTTTGTGTTCAGAAAAACAAGGTGGATTTTGCACTTTCATGTGGAAAAGTATTCAGACACTGCTCCTTACAAATGATTTATGTAGTGCTCCGCCCTAAATACATCAGTTCTTTCAAAAATTGCTAACTAGTAAAGCCCAGACTACCTGCAAGATGACACTAAGACAGATACAAGGAAATATTTAGACCTAGCAacaattctcttaaaaaaataaaaatcacagtagCACGGTCATCTTTTGCTGGTGGTCCAGCTCCAACTTTTGTCCAGGAGCTTCTCTTGTACTTTTTTCAGTGGGAAGTCACCATCTTTCCTGGGTCTGAGTTTCCCTCTCTAGAGAGGGAGTACCCCCATGAAAAATGGGTTTTGCCCTCATGAGTCCTCCTTTGAGGGACTGG encodes the following:
- the LRRC8B gene encoding LOW QUALITY PROTEIN: volume-regulated anion channel subunit LRRC8B (The sequence of the model RefSeq protein was modified relative to this genomic sequence to represent the inferred CDS: inserted 1 base in 1 codon) codes for the protein MITLTELKCLADAQSSYHILKPWWDVFWYYITLIMLLVAVLAGALQLTQSRVLCCLPCKVELDRPCAGPWDVLKASVNASSSAPGPPLPLPLPLRIQNDLHRQQYSYIDAVCYEKQLHWFAKFFPYLVLLHTLIFAACSNFWLHYPSTSSRLEHFVAILHKCFDSPWTTRALSETVAEQSGRPPALSKSKVLLASSACSADADCTKQPLPYPQPGLEAAGLESPTSSVLDKKEGEQAKAIFEKVKRFRLHVEQKDVIYRVYLKQIIVKVILFVLIVTYVPYFLTYISLEIDCSVDVQAFTGYKRYQCVYSLAEIFKVLASFYVVLVLLYGLTSSYSLWWMLRSSLKQYSFEALREQSNYSDIPDVKNDFAFILHLADQYXPLYAKRFSIFLSEVSENKLKQINLNNEWTVEKLKSKLVKNSQDKVELHLFMLSGLPDNVFELTEIEVLSLELIPEVKLPPAVSQLVNLKELHVYHSSLMVDHPALAFLEENLKILRLKFTEMGKIPRWVFHLRNLRELYLSGCVLPEQVSTVQVEGFQDLKNLRTLHLKSSLSRIPQVITDLLPSLQKLSLDNEGSKLVMLNNLKKMVNLKSLELISCDLERIPHSIFSLNNLHELDLKENNLKTVEEIISFQHLQNLSCLKLWHNNIAYIPAQIGALANLEQLSLDHNNIENLPLQLFLCTKLHYLDLSYNHLTFIPEEIQYLSNLQYFAVTNNNIEMLPDGLFQCKKLQCLLLGKNSLMSLSPHVGELSNLTHLELIGNYLETLPPELEGCQSLKRSCLIVEENLLNTLPPPVTERLQTG